One segment of Pseudodesulfovibrio sp. 5S69 DNA contains the following:
- a CDS encoding FadR/GntR family transcriptional regulator: protein MQIEAAIVDGRLPSGERLPSERVMQSQFGTGRGVVREAIKILKQKGLLEVRKGAKGGAYVRELDVGNISESLALFMKQHPVEPEQLIEFRETMDRTITKLALAHGTLQEKDELLEEAMRLEILLREDEPDLLVTSELDRQLNIMLARMARNPLFEWVMHALQMGFSSHDYALYQNPRFRKRAAANWSDTARALRDGQLMRALGFISHHYILLRQCIAENGAAPRDAEFLHEDQP, encoded by the coding sequence TTGCAGATCGAGGCTGCCATCGTGGACGGCCGGTTGCCATCCGGCGAACGGCTGCCCAGCGAACGGGTCATGCAGTCCCAATTCGGCACGGGCCGAGGCGTTGTCCGCGAGGCCATCAAAATCCTTAAACAAAAAGGACTTCTCGAAGTCCGCAAAGGTGCCAAGGGCGGGGCCTACGTCCGCGAGCTTGATGTTGGCAACATATCAGAATCACTTGCCCTTTTCATGAAGCAACATCCTGTTGAGCCGGAACAGCTAATCGAATTCCGCGAGACCATGGACCGGACCATCACGAAGCTGGCCTTGGCCCACGGGACGCTACAGGAGAAAGATGAGCTGCTTGAGGAAGCCATGCGGCTGGAGATCCTGCTCCGGGAAGACGAGCCCGACCTCCTGGTCACCAGCGAGCTCGATCGCCAGTTGAACATCATGCTCGCCCGCATGGCCCGCAACCCGCTCTTCGAGTGGGTCATGCATGCTCTGCAGATGGGCTTCAGTTCCCACGACTACGCCCTGTACCAGAACCCCCGGTTCCGCAAACGGGCCGCGGCCAACTGGAGCGACACGGCCCGCGCCCTCCGCGACGGGCAACTCATGCGCGCCCTAGGCTTCATCAGCCATCACTATATCCTGCTTCGGCAGTGCATCGCAGAAAACGGGGCGGCCCCGCGGGACGCCGAATTTCTGCACGAAGACCAACCGTAG
- a CDS encoding GNAT family N-acetyltransferase: MRIENAHKEDYPELLKVWEASVRATHDFLSEEDISSLRPLILKHYFDAVELCCVRDEIGKILGFCGVADGNLEMLFIAPDSRGRGIGTALCRHAVDRLGVTKVDVNEQNPQALGFYRHLGFKVVGRSPLDGQGNLFPLLHLSLH, translated from the coding sequence ATGCGCATCGAGAACGCTCATAAGGAAGATTACCCGGAACTGCTCAAGGTTTGGGAGGCCTCTGTCCGCGCGACCCATGATTTTCTGTCCGAGGAAGACATTTCGTCCCTGCGGCCGTTGATCCTGAAGCACTATTTCGATGCCGTGGAGCTGTGCTGCGTCCGGGATGAAATCGGTAAGATCCTCGGATTCTGCGGCGTTGCCGACGGGAACCTGGAGATGCTCTTTATCGCCCCGGACAGCCGGGGCCGGGGCATCGGCACGGCCCTGTGCCGCCACGCCGTGGACCGCCTCGGCGTCACCAAGGTGGACGTCAACGAACAGAACCCGCAGGCCCTGGGGTTCTACCGGCACTTGGGCTTCAAGGTCGTGGGGCGCTCCCCCCTAGACGGTCAAGGCAACCTCTTTCCCCTGCTCCACCTGTCCTTGCACTGA
- a CDS encoding AzlD family protein, giving the protein MQIDSLIAILGMAAVTYLTRISGPWLVRLVQGNQRIEACLSRLPGSILAALLAPLVFAVGTAEAVASGITLLVTLRFRNMPLSLVAGVGSLAILRHLW; this is encoded by the coding sequence ATGCAGATCGATAGCCTGATCGCCATTCTCGGTATGGCCGCCGTGACCTACCTGACCCGCATCAGCGGCCCGTGGCTGGTGCGCCTGGTGCAGGGCAACCAACGGATCGAGGCGTGCCTGTCCCGCCTTCCGGGTTCCATCCTGGCCGCCCTGCTCGCCCCGTTGGTCTTTGCCGTGGGAACGGCCGAGGCAGTGGCCTCGGGCATCACCCTGCTCGTGACCCTGCGCTTCCGGAACATGCCCCTGTCCCTGGTCGCGGGCGTAGGCTCCCTGGCCATCCTGCGCCATCTCTGGTGA
- a CDS encoding AzlC family ABC transporter permease — protein sequence MPARLTLESARQGALRTLPVALSVFAYGMVYGLLTRQAGLTMVESTLSSGLIFAGSSQFVALDMWTHPLPITALILTTLIVNLRHVLMSASLTPWMRGLPSRATLPLLFLLVDESWAMTYGAVSRDKSDMGFLLGSGLLIWAAWMAATITGRLAGAIIPDPEAFGLDFAFTAVFLSLLAGLWKGRGDIPPWAVAAITALIVNHFLPGKWYIVAGGLAGSLTGLWGNHADR from the coding sequence ATGCCCGCCCGTTTGACTCTGGAATCGGCCCGGCAGGGCGCATTGCGCACCCTGCCGGTCGCCCTCAGCGTGTTCGCCTACGGAATGGTCTACGGCCTGCTCACCCGCCAGGCCGGGCTGACCATGGTCGAATCGACCCTGTCCAGCGGCCTGATCTTCGCCGGATCGTCCCAATTTGTGGCCCTGGACATGTGGACCCACCCCCTGCCCATAACAGCCCTCATTCTCACCACACTCATCGTCAACCTGCGTCACGTGCTCATGAGCGCGTCCCTGACGCCCTGGATGCGCGGACTCCCCTCCCGGGCCACCCTCCCCCTGCTCTTCCTGCTGGTGGACGAAAGTTGGGCCATGACCTATGGGGCCGTGAGTCGGGACAAGTCGGACATGGGTTTTCTTCTGGGTTCCGGACTACTCATCTGGGCCGCCTGGATGGCGGCGACCATCACCGGCAGGCTGGCCGGGGCCATCATCCCCGACCCCGAGGCATTCGGCCTCGACTTCGCCTTCACCGCCGTATTCCTCTCCCTGCTGGCCGGACTGTGGAAAGGCAGGGGTGACATTCCGCCCTGGGCCGTGGCCGCCATAACCGCCCTGATCGTCAACCATTTTCTGCCCGGCAAATGGTATATTGTGGCCGGAGGACTGGCCGGAAGCCTGACCGGCCTGTGGGGGAACCATGCAGATCGATAG
- a CDS encoding tetratricopeptide repeat protein produces the protein MKSRIAFSLLTVFLALAGLTPAQAAEKQSFQQWLEHYRAWDRLEKEYAQESAADTPEAVLKRAQVYLNLNSPAKALEIIEMTPAFTGKDEADRLWLGGQAHRGLGDLTKAVLWYTQATKFLSDDEIRARFKGEPALETIWHDVWLKMYWSYLANHTLSRDSQKEALDMIMVVGRKVWENGFWNNVYFIMNPNMLPAGGASGKNTAVTAVPAPLLQPADTQLIARAMAAVSLEKFEEATGYVSQLSNETVRTFWTAVLYFLNSGNTPKKLDVFLKGNYLKAHAFWAGNVLAPYSKSRSDWFLGNPDSAAWTKFRNNILTMAPEEAEKAIDNELGSMLISEQTATLLRNFKLALSLSNGNAQIASTVWNSIDKKTLPICLRLAGVLSFKDDLNKILPEKPAQAFALYPVLAALSGAAGENIHPETEAPFWAAAPADKLQDLSAEYPLDRLLLLAYWQQRFETKPSTNLAKRAAYLFDDSSFGIRSLIYLADDAVRAKNLQLGAFYLNRIDEPALPPELRMAWLDIKTRLELDAGHQGKALETYQEMTKTGEPVPVMTRLRMALLYQQRREYETAQKELLAMWDARATMTTALQAETLFWLGEGEQAMRNPDKALDYYLKLAWQYPQENIWCLTAMYRASLIYEKRGKYETAKRLLGTVVRNASRKEQRVAAQARINAIDKKMGSEKDETKSSLVYPF, from the coding sequence ATGAAATCACGCATCGCGTTTTCGCTTCTGACCGTTTTTCTGGCCCTGGCCGGACTGACCCCTGCCCAGGCGGCAGAAAAACAGTCCTTTCAGCAATGGCTTGAACACTACCGAGCTTGGGACCGCCTGGAAAAGGAGTATGCCCAGGAGTCCGCTGCGGACACGCCCGAGGCCGTTCTCAAGCGTGCCCAGGTTTACCTGAATCTCAATTCTCCTGCCAAAGCACTTGAAATCATTGAAATGACACCGGCCTTCACCGGCAAGGACGAGGCCGACCGGCTGTGGCTGGGGGGCCAGGCTCACCGGGGTCTCGGCGACCTGACCAAGGCCGTGCTCTGGTATACCCAGGCGACCAAATTCCTGTCCGACGACGAGATCCGCGCCCGCTTCAAGGGGGAACCCGCCCTGGAAACCATCTGGCACGACGTCTGGCTCAAGATGTACTGGTCCTATCTGGCCAACCACACCCTTTCCCGGGATTCCCAGAAGGAAGCCCTGGACATGATTATGGTCGTTGGACGCAAAGTTTGGGAGAACGGCTTCTGGAATAATGTTTATTTCATCATGAATCCCAATATGTTGCCTGCTGGTGGAGCTTCAGGGAAAAATACCGCCGTTACTGCGGTACCCGCGCCCCTGTTGCAGCCCGCCGACACGCAATTGATCGCACGGGCCATGGCCGCAGTTTCCCTGGAAAAATTCGAAGAGGCCACGGGCTATGTCTCCCAGCTTTCCAACGAGACGGTCCGCACGTTCTGGACCGCGGTACTATACTTCCTCAACAGCGGCAACACGCCGAAAAAACTTGATGTATTCCTTAAAGGCAACTACCTCAAGGCGCACGCTTTCTGGGCGGGCAACGTCCTGGCCCCCTATTCCAAGTCCCGCAGCGACTGGTTCCTGGGCAACCCCGACTCCGCAGCCTGGACCAAGTTCCGCAACAACATCCTGACCATGGCCCCGGAGGAAGCGGAAAAAGCCATCGACAACGAACTCGGGTCCATGCTCATCTCCGAACAGACCGCGACGCTGCTGCGCAACTTCAAGCTTGCGCTGTCCCTCTCCAACGGCAACGCGCAAATTGCTTCAACTGTATGGAATTCAATAGATAAAAAGACGCTCCCCATCTGCCTGAGGCTGGCCGGGGTGCTTTCCTTCAAGGATGACTTGAATAAAATATTACCCGAAAAACCGGCCCAGGCCTTTGCCCTGTATCCGGTTCTGGCCGCCCTTTCCGGAGCTGCTGGCGAGAACATCCATCCCGAAACCGAGGCCCCCTTCTGGGCCGCCGCCCCGGCAGACAAGCTGCAGGATCTGTCGGCCGAGTACCCCCTGGATAGGTTGCTTCTCCTGGCCTACTGGCAGCAGCGCTTCGAGACCAAGCCGTCCACGAATCTGGCCAAGCGGGCCGCCTACCTGTTCGACGATTCCTCCTTCGGCATCCGCAGCCTGATCTACCTGGCCGACGATGCGGTCAGGGCCAAGAACCTGCAACTCGGGGCCTTTTACCTGAACCGCATCGACGAACCCGCCCTGCCTCCCGAATTGCGGATGGCCTGGCTGGACATCAAGACCCGCCTGGAACTCGATGCCGGTCATCAGGGCAAAGCGCTCGAAACCTACCAGGAAATGACCAAGACCGGCGAGCCCGTGCCGGTGATGACCCGCCTGCGCATGGCCCTGCTCTACCAGCAGCGCCGGGAATACGAGACCGCGCAGAAGGAATTGCTCGCCATGTGGGACGCCAGGGCGACCATGACCACGGCCCTGCAGGCCGAAACCCTGTTCTGGCTCGGTGAGGGGGAACAGGCCATGCGCAACCCTGACAAGGCTTTGGATTATTACCTTAAATTGGCATGGCAGTATCCCCAGGAAAACATCTGGTGCCTGACCGCCATGTACCGCGCCTCACTGATCTACGAAAAACGGGGCAAATACGAGACCGCCAAGCGGTTGCTCGGCACCGTGGTGCGCAACGCCTCCCGCAAGGAGCAGCGCGTGGCCGCTCAGGCGCGCATCAATGCCATCGACAAGAAAATGGGCTCGGAAAAGGACGAGACCAAGAGTTCACTCGTTTACCCGTTCTAG
- a CDS encoding transcriptional regulator, protein MLKFLVIAAALFLVYKLFMGDKRKKDMQNDKSFKQKVASGEMVKDPSCGTYVDKDGDIRVREGDKVHVFCSYECRDKYLKRIGASIPKKDEE, encoded by the coding sequence ATGCTTAAATTCCTGGTCATCGCCGCGGCATTGTTTCTGGTCTACAAGCTCTTCATGGGCGACAAGCGCAAGAAGGACATGCAAAACGACAAATCCTTCAAGCAAAAGGTTGCCTCCGGCGAAATGGTCAAGGACCCGTCGTGCGGAACCTACGTAGACAAGGACGGCGACATCCGCGTCCGGGAAGGGGACAAGGTCCACGTATTCTGTTCCTACGAATGCCGGGACAAATACTTGAAGCGGATCGGCGCCTCGATCCCTAAGAAAGACGAAGAATAG